One Chryseobacterium indoltheticum DNA segment encodes these proteins:
- a CDS encoding phosphohydrolase: MTKEELLNKAIKIADKAHKGQKDKYHAPYIAHVMRVMEYGKTMDEKIVGVLHDVVEDHPEEFSFEYLRSEGFPEYILFAVSCLTKFDPEEVYDDFVKRTERSPLAVAVKLNDLRDNMDLRRVNRELTSKDIHRFNKYLKAYRYLSEKY; this comes from the coding sequence ATGACAAAGGAAGAACTTTTAAATAAAGCGATAAAAATTGCCGATAAAGCACATAAAGGCCAGAAAGATAAGTATCATGCGCCTTATATTGCTCACGTAATGCGGGTCATGGAATATGGCAAAACAATGGATGAAAAAATCGTTGGTGTCTTACATGATGTTGTAGAAGATCATCCCGAAGAATTCAGTTTTGAATATTTGAGGTCGGAAGGTTTTCCCGAGTATATACTTTTTGCGGTAAGTTGTCTTACAAAATTTGATCCTGAAGAAGTCTACGATGATTTCGTAAAAAGAACCGAAAGATCACCTCTTGCTGTTGCCGTAAAGCTTAATGATCTTCGTGATAATATGGATTTGAGAAGGGTAAACCGGGAATTAACTTCAAAAGACATTCACCGTTTCAATAAATATTTGAAAGCGTACCGATATTTATCAGAGAAATATTAA
- the uvrA gene encoding excinuclease ABC subunit UvrA: MASTTEIDIKKQVFVKNSHLNNLKHIDVLIPKNKLIVITGVSGSGKSSLAFDTIYAEGQRRYVESLSSYARQFLGKLEKPKVDDIKGLAPSIAIQQKVISSNPRSTVGTSTEIYDYMKLLFARIGKTFSPVSGEEVKKDSVTDVIEYIKSSENNVPFLLTAPLNFDVESFTDTLNVLKLAGFTRLEVNGNLAGIEDLESFGFTPEKGMEINLVIDRFSYEEDESFLQRLADSIQMAFYEGHGYCALKNTETGTVKNFSNKFELDGIEFLEPNVHFFSFNNPFGACPTCEGYGKVIGIDEDLVIPNKALSVFEDAVASWKGETMSEWKKDFIKKAKDFPIHKPYHQLTKEQKNYLWKGDGKSTFPSLNNFFKMLEENLYKIQYRVMLSRYRGKTLCPTCEGLRLREETSWVKIDGNNIQSTIELPLDELLPLMQALKLSEHDKEIAKRLLYEITTRLEFLLKVGLGYLTINRTSNTLSGGESQRINLATSLGSSLVGSIYILDEPSIGLHSRDTENLIEVLKNLRDIGNTVIVVEHDEDVMKAADYIIDIGPEAGYLGGELVFAGDYAALKDADTLTSKYLTGRLEIKVPEKRRKAKEFIHIKGARSNNLKNIDVDIPLESLVVISGVSGSGKSTLMKEILTNDIQIQLGMGGKKGDYDSVEFPKKLIKHIELIDQNPIGKSSRSNPVTYLKAYDDIRDLFSKQKSAKMMGYKPKHFSFNVDGGRCDDCKGEGIISVSMQFMADIELECETCKGTRFKNEVLEVKFDEKNISDILHMTVDEALDFFRENKEDKIVTKLTPLQDVGLGYLQLGQSSSTLSGGEAQRVKLASFLVKGVTTDKTLFVFDEPSTGLHFHDIQKLLKSLQALIDLGHSVIVIEHQPDIMKCADHIIDIGPEAGKYGGEVVFAGTPEALAKNKKSHTAKYIAEKL, from the coding sequence ATGGCTTCAACAACAGAAATAGATATAAAAAAACAGGTTTTCGTTAAAAATTCACACCTTAACAACCTGAAACACATTGATGTTTTAATCCCAAAAAATAAACTCATCGTCATAACGGGAGTGTCCGGAAGCGGAAAATCTTCACTGGCTTTTGATACGATTTATGCTGAAGGACAGAGAAGATATGTAGAAAGTCTGAGTTCGTATGCACGTCAGTTTTTAGGTAAATTAGAGAAACCAAAAGTTGATGATATCAAAGGTTTGGCGCCTTCAATCGCTATTCAGCAGAAAGTAATTTCTTCAAATCCGCGGTCTACGGTAGGAACTTCTACTGAGATTTACGATTATATGAAGCTTCTTTTTGCAAGAATTGGTAAAACTTTTTCTCCGGTTTCGGGTGAAGAAGTGAAAAAAGACTCGGTGACCGATGTGATAGAGTACATTAAAAGTTCTGAAAATAATGTTCCGTTTTTACTGACGGCTCCGCTGAATTTTGATGTTGAAAGTTTTACAGATACTTTAAATGTTCTAAAACTTGCTGGATTCACAAGATTAGAAGTCAACGGAAATCTTGCCGGAATTGAAGATCTTGAAAGTTTCGGTTTCACTCCCGAAAAAGGAATGGAAATCAATTTGGTGATCGACCGGTTTTCGTATGAAGAAGATGAAAGTTTCCTTCAGCGTTTGGCAGATTCTATTCAGATGGCGTTTTATGAAGGTCACGGTTATTGTGCCTTAAAAAATACAGAAACAGGAACCGTAAAAAACTTTTCAAATAAATTTGAGCTCGACGGAATAGAATTTCTTGAGCCGAATGTTCATTTTTTTAGTTTTAATAATCCTTTTGGTGCTTGCCCGACTTGTGAAGGATACGGAAAGGTGATCGGAATTGATGAAGATCTTGTTATTCCCAACAAAGCTTTATCGGTTTTTGAAGATGCTGTTGCTTCCTGGAAAGGAGAAACGATGAGCGAATGGAAAAAAGATTTCATTAAAAAAGCGAAAGATTTCCCTATTCATAAACCTTATCATCAGTTAACCAAAGAACAGAAAAATTATCTTTGGAAAGGTGACGGTAAGAGCACCTTCCCTTCTCTGAATAACTTCTTCAAAATGCTTGAAGAGAATTTATATAAAATTCAGTATCGTGTAATGTTGTCCCGTTATCGTGGTAAAACCCTTTGCCCGACTTGTGAAGGTTTGCGTTTGCGTGAAGAGACAAGCTGGGTGAAAATCGACGGAAACAACATTCAGTCGACGATTGAGCTTCCTTTGGATGAACTTTTACCATTGATGCAAGCTTTAAAACTTTCGGAACATGATAAAGAAATTGCTAAAAGGTTGTTATATGAAATCACAACCCGATTAGAATTTTTACTAAAAGTCGGTTTGGGTTATTTAACGATTAACCGAACTTCAAATACGCTTTCCGGCGGTGAAAGCCAGAGAATTAATTTGGCTACAAGTCTGGGAAGTTCTTTGGTGGGATCTATCTATATTTTAGACGAACCTTCCATCGGACTGCATTCCAGAGATACAGAAAATTTAATTGAAGTTTTAAAAAATCTTCGAGATATAGGTAATACAGTAATCGTTGTAGAACATGATGAAGATGTCATGAAAGCGGCAGACTATATTATTGATATTGGCCCGGAAGCTGGATATTTAGGCGGTGAACTTGTTTTTGCAGGTGATTACGCAGCATTGAAAGATGCCGATACACTGACTTCAAAATACCTTACCGGAAGACTGGAAATAAAAGTTCCGGAAAAGCGCAGAAAAGCAAAAGAATTCATTCATATTAAAGGAGCAAGATCCAATAATCTGAAAAATATAGACGTAGATATTCCTTTAGAAAGTTTAGTCGTTATTTCTGGAGTTTCAGGAAGTGGAAAATCTACTTTGATGAAAGAGATTCTGACGAATGATATTCAGATCCAGTTAGGAATGGGCGGAAAAAAGGGTGATTATGATTCTGTAGAGTTTCCGAAAAAGTTAATCAAGCATATTGAATTAATTGACCAAAATCCTATCGGAAAATCGTCCCGTTCAAATCCTGTAACGTATCTGAAAGCGTATGATGATATTCGTGATCTGTTTTCTAAGCAGAAAAGTGCCAAAATGATGGGTTACAAGCCCAAACATTTTTCTTTTAATGTGGATGGCGGAAGATGTGATGATTGTAAAGGTGAAGGTATCATCAGTGTTTCGATGCAGTTTATGGCAGATATCGAGCTAGAATGTGAAACCTGTAAAGGAACACGTTTTAAAAATGAAGTTTTAGAAGTAAAATTCGATGAGAAAAATATTTCTGATATCCTTCACATGACCGTTGATGAAGCATTAGATTTTTTCAGAGAGAATAAAGAAGATAAAATCGTTACAAAATTGACTCCGTTACAGGACGTTGGTTTGGGATATTTACAGCTTGGGCAAAGCTCTTCTACTCTTTCTGGAGGTGAAGCGCAGCGTGTAAAACTGGCTTCTTTCCTGGTAAAAGGTGTAACGACAGACAAAACTTTATTTGTTTTTGATGAGCCTTCTACCGGATTGCATTTCCATGATATTCAAAAATTATTAAAATCTTTACAGGCTTTAATAGATCTTGGGCATTCTGTGATTGTCATTGAGCATCAACCTGATATTATGAAATGTGCAGATCATATTATAGATATCGGCCCTGAAGCCGGAAAATATGGTGGCGAAGTTGTCTTTGCAGGAACTCCGGAAGCTTTGGCAAAGAATAAGAAATCGCATACCGCAAAGTATATTGCTGAGAAATTGTAG
- the tnpA gene encoding IS200/IS605 family transposase — MANTYTQIYIQIVFAVKGRQNLISKENREELHKFITGIVSNRNQKLFAVFAMPDHVHILVSMSPVISISDLVRDIKAGSSKFINEKRWMNGKFNWQEGYGAFSYSKSSVDSVIKYILNQEEHHKKKTFKEEYFDFLQKFEIEYDPKYVFEWIED; from the coding sequence ATGGCAAACACATACACACAAATTTATATTCAAATTGTTTTCGCTGTCAAAGGTAGACAAAACCTGATTTCAAAAGAAAACAGAGAAGAATTACATAAATTTATTACTGGTATTGTTTCCAATAGAAATCAAAAATTATTCGCTGTGTTTGCGATGCCGGATCACGTTCATATTCTTGTAAGTATGAGTCCAGTTATTTCAATTTCAGACTTAGTAAGAGACATCAAAGCTGGTTCTTCAAAATTCATTAATGAGAAAAGATGGATGAATGGAAAATTTAATTGGCAGGAAGGTTATGGTGCATTCTCTTATTCAAAAAGCAGTGTTGATTCGGTGATAAAATATATTTTAAACCAAGAAGAGCATCATAAAAAGAAAACATTTAAAGAAGAATATTTTGATTTCTTGCAAAAATTTGAAATTGAATATGATCCGAAATATGTATTTGAATGGATTGAAGATTAA
- a CDS encoding acyl-CoA dehydrogenase family protein, translating into MSNIVKGGEFLIKEIPANEIFSLEELSEEQKMLRDSAKEFIDREVVPKHDRFEKKDYALTEETMRKLGEMGLLGITVPEEYGGLGMGFVSTMLACDYVSGGNGSLATAYGAHTGIGTLPTLLYGSEELKKKYLPDLATGTKFGAYCLTEPDAGSDANSGKTRAKLSEDGKHYIINGQKMWISNAGFADTFTLFAKIDDDKNITGFVINRSELEDPNSLSFGEEEHKLGIRSSSTRQVFFNDMKIPVENMLGERNNGFKIALNALNVGRIKLAAANLDGQRRILNHSIQYSNERKQFGVSISTFGAIRKKIAEMSTGVFVSEAGSYRLAKNVEDKIEELVAGGMNHQQAELKGVEEYAVEASILKVFVSDLTQVTADEGIQIYGGMGFSEDTPMESAWRDARIGRIYEGTNEINRLLAVGMLIKKAMKGELDLLSPAMAISKELMGIPSFEVPDYSAFMSEEKAIIANLKKVFLMVSGAALQKYMMDIEKQQHLLLNASEILNQIYMAESAILRAEKHFSADSVEAAMAQLNLYKAIDKIISAAKEGIVSFAEGDEQRMMLSGLRRFTKYTNSPNVVALTEKVAAHYIEKGHY; encoded by the coding sequence ATGAGCAATATAGTAAAAGGTGGAGAATTCCTAATTAAGGAAATTCCTGCAAACGAAATCTTCTCTTTGGAAGAACTTTCTGAAGAGCAAAAAATGCTGCGTGATTCTGCGAAAGAATTTATTGACAGAGAAGTTGTACCGAAGCACGATCGTTTTGAGAAAAAAGATTATGCATTGACTGAAGAAACAATGCGTAAGTTAGGTGAAATGGGACTTCTTGGAATTACTGTTCCTGAAGAATATGGTGGTCTTGGAATGGGATTCGTTAGCACAATGTTGGCTTGTGATTATGTTTCAGGTGGAAATGGTTCATTAGCAACGGCTTATGGAGCACATACTGGAATCGGAACGCTTCCGACGCTACTTTACGGAAGTGAAGAATTGAAAAAGAAATACCTTCCGGATCTGGCTACAGGAACAAAATTCGGAGCTTATTGTTTGACTGAACCGGATGCTGGTTCTGATGCAAATTCAGGGAAAACAAGAGCAAAATTGTCAGAAGATGGAAAACATTATATCATCAACGGACAAAAAATGTGGATTTCAAATGCAGGTTTTGCAGATACTTTCACTTTGTTTGCGAAAATTGATGATGATAAAAACATTACAGGTTTTGTGATCAACCGTTCGGAATTAGAAGATCCAAACAGCTTATCTTTTGGTGAAGAAGAGCACAAATTAGGTATTCGTTCGTCTTCGACGCGTCAGGTTTTCTTCAATGACATGAAAATTCCTGTTGAGAATATGTTGGGTGAAAGAAACAACGGTTTCAAAATCGCTTTGAATGCATTGAATGTTGGCAGAATTAAATTAGCTGCAGCAAACCTTGACGGACAAAGAAGAATACTGAATCATTCGATTCAGTATTCAAACGAAAGAAAACAGTTTGGTGTTTCTATCTCAACTTTCGGAGCAATCAGAAAGAAAATTGCAGAGATGTCGACCGGAGTTTTCGTAAGTGAGGCGGGTTCTTACCGTTTAGCAAAAAATGTTGAAGATAAAATCGAAGAACTAGTTGCTGGCGGGATGAATCATCAACAAGCCGAACTAAAAGGTGTTGAAGAGTATGCTGTTGAGGCTTCTATTCTTAAAGTTTTTGTGTCTGATCTTACTCAGGTTACAGCAGATGAAGGAATTCAGATTTATGGTGGAATGGGATTCTCAGAAGATACTCCAATGGAATCTGCTTGGAGAGATGCAAGAATTGGAAGAATTTATGAAGGAACCAACGAAATTAACCGTCTTTTGGCAGTTGGAATGTTGATCAAAAAAGCAATGAAAGGCGAATTAGATTTGTTGTCTCCTGCAATGGCGATCAGCAAAGAATTGATGGGAATTCCTTCATTTGAAGTTCCTGATTATTCTGCATTTATGAGTGAAGAAAAAGCAATAATTGCTAATCTTAAGAAAGTTTTCTTAATGGTTTCTGGTGCTGCTCTTCAAAAATATATGATGGATATTGAGAAACAGCAGCATTTATTATTAAACGCTTCTGAAATTCTTAACCAGATCTACATGGCAGAATCTGCAATTTTAAGAGCTGAAAAACATTTCTCTGCTGATTCTGTGGAAGCTGCAATGGCTCAGTTAAACCTTTACAAAGCGATTGACAAAATTATTTCTGCTGCTAAAGAAGGAATTGTTTCTTTTGCAGAAGGTGACGAGCAGAGAATGATGCTTTCAGGATTGAGAAGATTTACAAAGTATACAAACAGTCCGAATGTAGTTGCTTTAACTGAAAAGGTTGCTGCACATTATATTGAAAAAGGACATTATTAG
- a CDS encoding four helix bundle protein, with translation MKHNFKNLNIWKLAIELANDTYILTDSFPKNEEFGLKSQLRRCSVSVASNIAEGSSRSSNKDFNRFLEISLGSLYELQTQIIISSNRSYFVLSKLENIENKITELQRMISGFQKNLKL, from the coding sequence ATGAAACATAACTTTAAGAATCTAAACATTTGGAAGTTGGCTATTGAATTAGCTAATGATACTTATATTCTTACTGATAGTTTCCCGAAAAATGAAGAATTTGGATTAAAGTCTCAACTTAGAAGGTGTTCTGTTTCAGTTGCTTCAAACATTGCTGAAGGCTCAAGCAGAAGTTCAAATAAAGATTTTAATCGATTTTTGGAAATAAGTCTTGGTTCTCTTTACGAATTACAAACTCAAATTATAATTTCTTCAAACAGAAGTTATTTTGTTTTGTCTAAACTAGAAAATATAGAAAATAAAATCACAGAATTGCAGAGAATGATTTCTGGCTTTCAAAAAAACTTAAAGTTGTAA
- a CDS encoding TonB-dependent receptor plug domain-containing protein — MNKKFGTVFFLASFCALNAQVKTSDIDSVEIQGKFIATTYKNANQNISIITRDEILNSPAASIDEILQQIPGMDIRRRGANGVQSDVGFRGSNFEQVLILINGIRMNDSQTGHNSLNVPVDLDNVERIEVIKGPSARRFGQNAYAGAINIITKTQIGKNVKISANAGDYETYGLGFNASLGNEKFSNSLQANSNSSQGYRHNTDFEIRNVFYQNQLKIKNGDISLQAGFSEKKFGANGFYSSPQATEQYEELQASILSVAHQQTFGKLKLNSNVYWRRGQDMYLFNREKPEIYRNMHIGNNIGGEVNSSYQSSLGTTGLGVELRKEFLASNNLGDRERFVTQVFFEHHFSFFDKKLNISPGASWANYSTNGNFFYPGLDVGYTFYQNNKVFGSISKVHRVPTFTDLYYTSKTEQGNPNLLPENAVYAEIGYQYQNKGILAKFSGFYRDSNDAIDWIKNSLKDPVWYSRNIGNKETKGIEVEIDHKVFDWMKYTLGYTYIDNQLKDLNDLNSRYALDNLKHQFVAKLQTKFLKHFTNELVYRYNDRVNLGSYHLLDEKLSFNKKDFSVYALINNVTDTEYTETFGIPMPQRWFHIGFSYNINIK; from the coding sequence ATGAATAAGAAGTTCGGAACTGTATTTTTTCTTGCCTCGTTTTGCGCATTAAACGCACAGGTGAAAACTTCAGATATTGATTCTGTTGAGATTCAGGGGAAATTTATTGCGACCACTTACAAAAATGCAAATCAAAATATTTCTATAATTACAAGGGATGAAATCCTCAACTCTCCGGCAGCAAGTATTGATGAAATTCTTCAGCAAATTCCCGGAATGGATATCAGAAGGAGAGGAGCGAATGGAGTGCAGAGCGATGTGGGCTTCAGAGGGAGTAATTTTGAACAAGTTTTAATCCTCATCAACGGAATCAGGATGAATGACTCACAAACCGGTCACAATTCTCTGAACGTTCCTGTTGATTTGGATAATGTTGAAAGAATAGAAGTTATCAAAGGGCCTTCTGCGAGAAGATTCGGGCAAAATGCTTATGCCGGAGCAATCAATATCATTACAAAAACTCAGATTGGTAAAAATGTGAAAATCAGCGCCAATGCTGGAGATTATGAAACATATGGCCTTGGATTTAATGCCAGTCTTGGAAACGAAAAGTTTTCAAATTCATTACAGGCAAATTCAAATTCTTCGCAAGGCTACAGACATAATACTGATTTTGAAATAAGAAATGTATTTTATCAAAATCAGTTGAAAATAAAAAATGGAGACATCAGCTTACAGGCTGGTTTTTCTGAAAAGAAATTTGGTGCCAACGGATTTTATTCTTCGCCACAAGCAACTGAGCAATATGAAGAACTTCAGGCTTCTATTTTAAGTGTTGCCCATCAGCAAACTTTCGGAAAATTAAAACTTAATTCTAATGTTTATTGGAGAAGAGGCCAGGATATGTATCTGTTTAACAGAGAAAAACCTGAAATCTACAGGAATATGCACATCGGAAATAATATAGGCGGAGAAGTTAATTCAAGCTACCAATCAAGTTTAGGAACTACAGGTTTGGGTGTAGAATTAAGAAAAGAATTCTTAGCAAGCAATAATCTAGGTGACAGAGAACGTTTTGTAACGCAGGTTTTCTTTGAGCATCATTTTTCGTTTTTTGATAAAAAATTAAACATCAGCCCGGGAGCTTCCTGGGCAAATTATTCTACCAATGGTAACTTCTTTTACCCTGGTTTAGACGTTGGTTATACATTCTATCAGAATAATAAAGTTTTTGGAAGTATCTCAAAAGTTCATCGAGTTCCTACTTTTACAGATCTTTATTATACAAGTAAAACAGAACAGGGAAATCCAAATCTTTTACCTGAAAATGCAGTTTATGCGGAAATTGGTTATCAATATCAAAACAAAGGTATTTTAGCGAAATTCAGTGGTTTCTATAGAGATTCTAATGATGCTATTGACTGGATTAAAAATTCTCTGAAAGACCCGGTTTGGTATTCACGAAATATAGGAAATAAAGAAACGAAAGGGATTGAAGTAGAAATCGATCATAAAGTTTTCGATTGGATGAAATATACTTTGGGGTACACGTATATCGATAATCAATTGAAAGATTTAAATGACTTAAACTCCCGTTATGCATTAGATAATCTGAAACATCAGTTTGTTGCAAAGCTTCAGACAAAATTCCTTAAACATTTCACCAACGAATTGGTTTACAGATATAATGATAGAGTTAATTTGGGAAGCTATCATTTGTTGGACGAAAAATTAAGCTTTAATAAAAAAGACTTTTCAGTATATGCATTAATCAATAATGTGACCGATACAGAATACACTGAAACTTTTGGAATACCTATGCCTCAAAGGTGGTTTCACATTGGTTTTTCTTACAATATTAATATTAAGTAA
- a CDS encoding thiolase family protein, which yields MKQAYIVKGFRTAVGKAPKGSLRFTRPDVMAATVIEKLMAELPQLDKNRIDDLIVGNAMPEAEQGLNVARLISLMGLNTDKVPGVTVNRYCASGSEAIAIASAKIQAGMADCIIAGGTESMSYIPMGGYKPVPETEIAKTNPDYYWGMGYTAEEVAKQYNITREEQDQFAFESHMKALKANAEGKFANQIVSIPVEYNFLDENQKMQTKKFDFSVDEGPRADTSLAGLAKLRPVFANGGSVTAGNSSQMSDGAAFVMVMSEEMVKELGLEPEARLVAYAAAGLEPRIMGMGPIYAIPKALKQAGLELKDIELIELNEAFASQSVAIKKELNLNPDILNVNGGAIALGHPLGCTGTKLTVQLLDEMRKRGNKYGMVSMCVGTGQGAASIFELL from the coding sequence ATGAAACAAGCATATATAGTAAAGGGTTTCAGAACAGCCGTTGGAAAAGCTCCAAAAGGAAGTTTAAGATTTACAAGACCCGATGTAATGGCGGCAACCGTAATTGAAAAATTAATGGCTGAACTTCCGCAATTAGATAAAAACAGAATTGATGACCTTATCGTAGGAAATGCAATGCCGGAAGCTGAACAAGGATTAAACGTTGCTCGTTTAATCTCTTTAATGGGCTTAAATACAGACAAAGTCCCCGGCGTTACCGTAAACAGATATTGTGCATCTGGAAGTGAGGCGATTGCGATTGCTTCTGCAAAAATTCAGGCAGGAATGGCCGATTGTATCATTGCAGGAGGTACAGAATCAATGTCTTACATCCCGATGGGTGGTTACAAACCTGTTCCAGAAACAGAAATTGCAAAAACAAACCCTGATTATTATTGGGGAATGGGTTACACTGCAGAAGAAGTTGCAAAACAATATAATATCACAAGAGAAGAACAGGATCAGTTCGCTTTTGAATCTCATATGAAGGCCTTAAAAGCTAATGCAGAAGGTAAATTTGCCAACCAGATTGTTTCGATTCCTGTTGAATACAATTTCCTGGATGAAAACCAAAAAATGCAGACTAAGAAGTTTGATTTTTCGGTGGATGAAGGTCCAAGAGCAGATACTTCTTTAGCTGGTTTGGCTAAACTAAGACCAGTTTTTGCCAACGGGGGAAGCGTAACTGCGGGAAACTCTTCTCAAATGAGTGACGGAGCTGCTTTCGTAATGGTAATGAGTGAAGAAATGGTAAAAGAATTAGGCCTTGAACCAGAAGCAAGATTAGTTGCTTATGCAGCTGCAGGTCTTGAGCCTAGAATTATGGGAATGGGACCGATTTATGCGATTCCAAAAGCTTTGAAACAAGCAGGTTTAGAATTAAAAGATATTGAGCTAATTGAATTAAACGAAGCATTCGCATCACAATCTGTTGCCATTAAGAAAGAATTAAACTTAAATCCTGATATTCTGAATGTAAATGGAGGAGCGATCGCTTTGGGACACCCACTTGGATGTACAGGAACAAAATTAACAGTTCAGCTTCTTGACGAAATGAGAAAGCGCGGAAACAAATATGGGATGGTTTCTATGTGTGTAGGAACGGGACAGGGAGCAGCTTCAATCTTTGAGTTATTATAG
- a CDS encoding DUF2490 domain-containing protein, producing the protein MKFILSLSLLFSLNILKAQEHISAFNALTLTYKFHPKFFLYAEGQLRGIEDYTYPDYYEIKGGLGYNLTKNHKPFIGLGRYATYKDHAINKEEFRVWLQDVIDFKSGVVKFENRFRAEKSWFYEPQTDKNSERMRYRYRLNVSVPLNAKKIAPGTVFANVYDEVFVVTPMKPSFARNRLYGGFGYQIDENFGILGGYLWQREFEAKGNKNVHFIYLALNINIDDTDNDNKTYHFPGAD; encoded by the coding sequence ATGAAATTTATTTTAAGCCTTAGTTTACTTTTCAGTTTAAATATTTTAAAAGCACAGGAACATATCTCTGCTTTCAACGCTTTGACCTTAACTTATAAATTTCATCCAAAATTTTTCCTTTATGCTGAAGGACAGTTGAGAGGCATTGAAGACTATACTTATCCTGATTATTACGAAATAAAAGGAGGTTTGGGATATAACCTTACCAAAAATCATAAACCTTTTATCGGTTTAGGTCGATACGCAACTTATAAAGATCACGCAATTAATAAAGAAGAATTCCGTGTTTGGTTGCAGGATGTGATTGATTTCAAAAGTGGGGTGGTAAAATTTGAAAACAGATTTCGTGCAGAAAAATCATGGTTCTACGAGCCACAAACAGATAAAAATTCTGAAAGAATGCGCTACCGTTACCGTTTAAATGTTTCTGTACCTCTGAATGCTAAAAAAATTGCGCCGGGAACAGTCTTCGCAAATGTTTACGACGAAGTTTTTGTAGTTACACCCATGAAACCTTCATTTGCAAGAAACCGACTTTATGGCGGTTTTGGATATCAGATTGATGAAAATTTCGGTATTCTGGGCGGTTATTTATGGCAAAGAGAATTTGAAGCAAAGGGAAACAAAAACGTTCATTTTATTTACCTGGCTTTAAATATCAATATCGACGATACTGATAATGATAACAAAACGTATCATTTCCCGGGAGCAGATTAA